One Streptomyces sp. CNQ-509 DNA window includes the following coding sequences:
- a CDS encoding sirohydrochlorin chelatase — translation MTKPALLIAGHGTRDAAGAEAFRAFVRVLAERHPGLPVAGGFIELSPPPLGEAVAQLVARGVRHFAAVPLMLVSAGHAKGDIPAALAREKGRHPGLSYAYGRPLGPHPKLLAVLARRVAGAQRTERARTTVLLVGRGSTDPDANAEVHKAARLLWEGRGYAGVETAFVSLAAPDVAAGLERCRRLGAEHVVVLPYFLFTGVLPERVAHQARQWAAAHPGVVVRTADVIGPEEELVELVTERYEEAVAGDLRMNCDSCVYRVALPGYEAKVGAPQQPHFHPGEDGTAHDHGPGHGHVHTHGPGYHHGDHAHAH, via the coding sequence GTGACCAAGCCCGCCCTGCTCATCGCCGGTCACGGCACCCGGGACGCCGCCGGTGCCGAGGCGTTCCGCGCGTTCGTGCGCGTGCTCGCCGAGCGCCACCCCGGGCTGCCCGTCGCCGGGGGGTTCATCGAGCTGTCACCGCCGCCGCTGGGCGAGGCCGTCGCACAGCTCGTGGCGCGCGGCGTACGGCACTTCGCCGCCGTACCCCTCATGCTCGTCTCCGCCGGGCACGCCAAAGGCGACATCCCCGCCGCCCTCGCCCGCGAGAAGGGGCGCCACCCCGGCCTCTCGTACGCCTACGGCCGTCCCCTCGGCCCGCACCCGAAGCTCCTCGCCGTCCTGGCGCGCCGGGTGGCGGGGGCCCAGCGCACCGAACGGGCCCGCACCACCGTCCTCCTCGTCGGCCGCGGCTCCACCGATCCCGACGCCAACGCCGAGGTCCACAAGGCCGCCCGGCTGCTCTGGGAGGGCCGCGGGTACGCGGGCGTGGAGACGGCGTTCGTGTCGCTCGCCGCGCCGGACGTGGCCGCCGGGCTGGAGCGCTGCCGCCGGCTGGGCGCGGAACACGTCGTCGTGCTGCCCTACTTCCTCTTCACCGGGGTCCTCCCCGAACGCGTCGCCCACCAGGCGCGGCAGTGGGCGGCGGCGCACCCCGGGGTCGTCGTGCGGACGGCGGACGTCATCGGCCCGGAGGAGGAGCTGGTGGAGCTGGTGACGGAGCGGTACGAGGAGGCCGTCGCCGGGGATCTGCGCATGAACTGCGACTCCTGCGTCTACCGCGTCGCCCTCCCCGGCTACGAGGCCAAGGTCGGCGCCCCGCAGCAACCCCACTTCCACCCGGGCGAAGACGGCACGGCCCACGACCACGGACCGGGGCACGGCCACGTCCACACGCACGGCCCGGGCTACCACCACGGCGACCACGCCCATGCGCACTGA
- a CDS encoding cobalt-precorrin-5B (C(1))-methyltransferase, whose protein sequence is MRERDARERHAREANVPEPGPPVPGQPGPDLREPDLPRTAKVRQKALRTGWTTGTCASAAARAAALLLATGEAREWVEVALPSGRRVTFAVERAVELRPGRTEAVVVKDAGDDPDVTHGSHLTATVSWRARPGLGLHGGVGVGVVTKPGLGLELGGPAINPVPRRMITQAVAEVVDLGRRGLDVTISVPDGERRARKTTNARLGILGGISILGTTGIVRPFSTASWRASVEQAVSVAAAQGETAVVLCTGGRTERGAMELLPGLPAVCFVEVGDFTGAALRRAVAQGVERVVFVGMVGKLTKLAAGVLMTHYTRSKVDPGVLAEITRAAGGPESLAAEVGAANTGRHAYELWEAAGLLPAAGRELCGRVAEVLERFTERRVAAEAAMVDFTGRVLVARSDGELLR, encoded by the coding sequence CCTCCGTGAACCCGACCTGCCGCGTACGGCCAAGGTGCGGCAGAAGGCGTTGCGTACGGGATGGACCACCGGCACCTGCGCGTCGGCCGCCGCGCGCGCCGCGGCGCTGCTGCTGGCGACCGGCGAGGCGCGGGAGTGGGTGGAGGTGGCGCTGCCGTCGGGGCGGCGGGTGACGTTCGCGGTGGAGCGGGCGGTGGAGCTGCGGCCGGGGCGTACGGAGGCGGTGGTGGTGAAGGACGCGGGCGACGACCCGGACGTCACGCACGGCTCGCACCTGACGGCGACGGTCAGTTGGCGGGCGCGGCCCGGTCTCGGACTGCACGGCGGCGTGGGGGTGGGGGTGGTGACGAAACCGGGTCTCGGCCTGGAGCTGGGCGGCCCGGCGATCAACCCCGTTCCGCGGCGGATGATCACGCAGGCGGTGGCGGAGGTCGTGGACCTGGGGCGGCGCGGTCTGGACGTGACGATCAGCGTGCCGGACGGCGAGCGGCGGGCACGGAAGACGACGAACGCCCGGCTGGGGATCCTGGGCGGCATCTCCATCCTCGGGACGACGGGCATCGTGCGGCCGTTCTCGACGGCGTCGTGGCGGGCGAGCGTCGAGCAGGCGGTGTCGGTGGCGGCGGCGCAGGGCGAGACGGCGGTGGTGCTGTGCACGGGCGGCCGGACGGAGCGGGGGGCGATGGAACTGCTGCCGGGTCTGCCCGCGGTGTGCTTCGTGGAGGTGGGGGACTTCACGGGTGCGGCGCTGCGGCGGGCGGTGGCGCAGGGGGTGGAGCGGGTGGTGTTCGTCGGCATGGTCGGGAAGCTGACGAAGCTGGCGGCGGGGGTGCTGATGACGCACTACACGCGCTCGAAGGTGGACCCGGGGGTGCTGGCGGAGATCACGCGCGCGGCGGGCGGTCCGGAGAGCCTGGCGGCGGAGGTGGGGGCCGCGAACACCGGGCGGCACGCGTACGAGTTGTGGGAGGCGGCGGGTCTGCTGCCGGCGGCGGGGCGGGAGTTGTGCGGCCGGGTGGCGGAGGTGCTGGAGCGCTTCACGGAGCGGAGGGTCGCGGCGGAGGCGGCGATGGTGGACTTCACGGGGCGGGTGCTGGTGGCGCGGAGCGACGGGGAGCTGCTGCGGTGA
- the cobC gene encoding Rv2231c family pyridoxal phosphate-dependent protein CobC, which produces MRTDPSPPPAPHDLRHHGDAELRDAAPGLTDLAVNVRAGTPPAWLKARLAASLDRLAAYPDGRAARAAVAARHRVPADRVLLTAGAAEAFVLLARALRPAVRRAVVVHPQFTEPEAALRDAGYAVDRVLLRAEDGFGLPPRAVPEDADLVVVGNPTNPTSVLHQAAALAALARPGRVLVVDEAFMDAVPGERESLAGRTDVPGLVVLRSLTKTWGLAGLRVGYVLGDPATVAALARAQPLWPVSTPALIAAEAVCAPRALAEAEAAARAVGADRAYLLARLGEFAEVTTAGTAAAPFVLVHVAGPDGAAAGLAVRERLRGLGFAVRRGDTFPGLGPGWLRLAVRDRRTTDRFAEALAKALS; this is translated from the coding sequence ATGCGCACTGACCCCTCCCCGCCGCCCGCCCCGCACGACCTCCGCCACCACGGTGACGCCGAACTCCGCGACGCCGCCCCCGGCCTCACCGACCTCGCCGTCAACGTCCGCGCCGGCACGCCTCCCGCCTGGCTGAAGGCCCGCCTCGCCGCCTCCCTCGACCGGCTCGCCGCCTACCCCGACGGCCGCGCCGCCCGCGCCGCCGTCGCCGCCCGCCACCGGGTGCCGGCCGACCGGGTGCTGCTCACCGCGGGCGCGGCGGAGGCGTTCGTGCTGCTGGCCAGGGCGCTGCGGCCCGCGGTGCGCCGGGCGGTGGTCGTGCACCCGCAGTTCACGGAGCCGGAGGCGGCACTGCGGGACGCGGGGTACGCCGTGGACCGGGTGCTGTTGCGCGCGGAGGACGGCTTCGGGCTGCCGCCGCGGGCGGTGCCGGAGGACGCCGACCTCGTCGTCGTCGGCAACCCCACCAACCCGACGTCCGTCCTCCACCAAGCCGCCGCCCTCGCCGCGCTGGCCCGGCCGGGGCGCGTCCTCGTCGTGGACGAGGCGTTCATGGACGCGGTGCCGGGCGAGCGCGAGTCACTGGCCGGGCGCACCGACGTCCCCGGCCTGGTCGTCCTCCGCAGTCTGACGAAGACCTGGGGGCTCGCGGGCCTGCGCGTCGGCTACGTCCTCGGCGACCCCGCAACGGTCGCCGCGCTGGCGCGGGCCCAGCCGCTGTGGCCGGTGTCGACACCCGCCCTGATCGCCGCGGAGGCGGTGTGCGCGCCGCGGGCGCTCGCGGAGGCGGAGGCGGCGGCGCGGGCGGTCGGCGCGGACCGGGCGTATCTGCTGGCCAGGCTCGGGGAGTTCGCGGAGGTCACGACCGCGGGGACGGCGGCGGCGCCGTTCGTGCTGGTCCATGTGGCGGGCCCGGACGGCGCCGCCGCCGGTCTCGCCGTACGCGAACGGCTGCGCGGCCTCGGCTTCGCCGTACGCCGCGGCGACACCTTCC
- the cobJ gene encoding precorrin-3B C(17)-methyltransferase — protein sequence MIGLVAATAAGSAAAQRLADAWPGRTRRYDEGPVRTAVARAFADCDQLVCFLATGAAVRLLAPLLRGKAADPGVVCVDEAGRFAVALLGGHGGGANDLAAEVADLLGDGCTPVVTTATDAVGIPGLDSVGWPVEGAVAAVTRTVLDGGPVALRADATWPLPALPPHVGVRGVATDVRLYVTDRRLPLAAREAVLRPPSLVVGVGASRGAGADEVLGLVLDALDGAGLSPRSVAALATVDAKAGEPGLLAAADRLGVPLRTFPAAELAAVDVPTPSAAPLAAVGTPSVAEAAALTAAGPGAELLVRKRKSAPADRPAMATCAVARRRPRGRLAVVGLGPGARDLLTPRARTELRRASVVVGLDQYVAQIRDLLRPGTRVLASGLGAEEERARTAVAEARAGHAVALVGSGDAGVYAMASPALAEAGADIDVAGVPGVTAALAAAALLGAPLGHDHVSVSLSDLHTPWEVIERRVRAAAEADLVVTFYNPRSRARRRQLPEALALLAKHREPGTPVGVVRNASRPGEHVLLTTLAELDPETVDMMTVVTVGNSATREIAGRMVTPRGYRWQT from the coding sequence GTGATCGGCCTCGTCGCCGCCACCGCCGCCGGCTCCGCCGCCGCGCAGCGGCTGGCCGACGCCTGGCCCGGCCGGACCCGCCGCTACGACGAGGGCCCGGTCCGTACCGCCGTCGCGCGCGCCTTCGCCGACTGCGACCAGCTCGTCTGCTTTCTCGCCACCGGCGCCGCCGTCCGCCTCCTCGCCCCCCTGCTCCGCGGGAAGGCCGCCGACCCCGGCGTGGTCTGCGTCGACGAGGCGGGCCGCTTCGCCGTCGCCCTCCTCGGCGGCCACGGCGGCGGCGCCAACGACCTGGCCGCCGAGGTCGCCGACCTGCTCGGCGACGGGTGCACGCCGGTCGTGACCACCGCCACCGACGCCGTCGGCATCCCCGGGCTCGACTCCGTCGGCTGGCCCGTCGAAGGCGCGGTCGCCGCCGTGACGCGCACGGTGCTGGACGGCGGTCCCGTCGCGCTGCGGGCCGACGCGACGTGGCCGCTGCCCGCGCTGCCGCCGCACGTCGGGGTACGCGGGGTGGCCACAGACGTCCGCCTCTACGTCACCGACCGCCGCCTGCCGCTCGCCGCCCGCGAGGCGGTGCTGCGCCCGCCGTCCCTCGTCGTCGGCGTGGGGGCCAGCCGCGGCGCCGGGGCCGACGAGGTGCTGGGCCTCGTCCTGGACGCCCTCGACGGGGCCGGGCTGAGCCCGCGGTCCGTGGCGGCGCTCGCCACCGTCGACGCCAAGGCCGGAGAACCGGGCCTGCTCGCCGCCGCCGACCGCCTCGGGGTGCCGCTGCGCACCTTCCCCGCCGCCGAGCTGGCCGCCGTCGACGTGCCCACGCCGTCCGCCGCGCCCCTCGCCGCCGTCGGCACGCCCAGCGTCGCGGAGGCCGCGGCGCTCACCGCCGCGGGCCCGGGCGCCGAACTCCTCGTACGCAAACGGAAGTCCGCCCCCGCGGACCGCCCCGCCATGGCCACCTGCGCCGTCGCCCGCCGCCGCCCCCGCGGGCGGCTCGCGGTCGTCGGCCTCGGCCCCGGCGCCCGCGACCTGCTGACGCCGCGGGCCCGCACCGAGCTGCGCCGGGCGTCGGTGGTCGTCGGCCTGGACCAGTACGTCGCGCAGATCCGCGACCTGCTCAGGCCCGGCACCCGGGTCCTCGCATCGGGGCTGGGCGCCGAGGAGGAGCGGGCCCGTACCGCCGTCGCCGAGGCCCGCGCCGGGCACGCGGTCGCGCTGGTCGGCAGCGGCGACGCGGGGGTGTACGCGATGGCCTCGCCCGCGCTGGCGGAGGCGGGCGCGGACATCGACGTCGCCGGCGTGCCCGGCGTGACGGCGGCGCTGGCCGCGGCGGCGCTGCTGGGCGCGCCGCTGGGGCACGACCACGTCTCCGTCAGCCTCTCCGACCTGCACACGCCGTGGGAGGTCATCGAGCGCCGGGTGCGGGCGGCGGCGGAAGCGGACCTCGTGGTCACGTTCTACAACCCGCGCAGCCGCGCCCGCCGCCGCCAGCTCCCGGAGGCGCTGGCGCTGCTGGCGAAGCACCGTGAGCCGGGGACGCCCGTGGGCGTCGTACGGAACGCGTCCCGCCCCGGCGAGCACGTGCTGCTGACGACGCTCGCCGAACTCGACCCGGAGACGGTGGACATGATGACCGTGGTGACGGTCGGCAACTCGGCGACCCGCGAGATCGCGGGCCGGATGGTGACGCCGCGCGGCTACCGGTGGCAGACGTGA
- a CDS encoding 4Fe-4S binding protein has translation MNARTRTGAPPSAAEHTAARAADGLPEPRPAEVPALTLTVSDRCTGCGACLLTCPVHAVRPRGGALFVRADLCTGCLECVEVCPADAIDEAPEERP, from the coding sequence GTGAACGCCCGTACGCGCACGGGCGCGCCCCCGAGCGCCGCGGAACACACCGCCGCCCGAGCGGCCGACGGCCTCCCCGAACCCCGCCCGGCGGAAGTCCCGGCCCTCACCCTCACCGTCAGCGACCGCTGCACCGGCTGCGGCGCCTGCCTCCTCACCTGCCCCGTCCACGCCGTCCGCCCCCGCGGCGGCGCCCTGTTCGTCCGCGCCGACCTCTGCACCGGCTGTCTGGAGTGCGTGGAGGTCTGCCCGGCCGACGCCATCGACGAGGCACCCGAGGAGCGCCCGTGA
- a CDS encoding precorrin-8X methylmutase: protein MTRTVHPIEEESYRRLRARVDTAHLPPLTRAVVERVIHSSADPAYADDLVCDEMSLRAAHAALHAGAPVVADVEMVAAGITARRAVCRLREAVAVPGLTRSAAAVRLAYEEVGDGAVWVVGCAPTALEELLALGAGPALVVGLPVGFVGAVESKAALRATGLPAISNVSEKGGSAVAAAALNALLYAPPPASADRTGTAAGPPGTAADRNPPPAGPAAPPLSPGP from the coding sequence GTGACGAGGACCGTCCATCCCATCGAGGAGGAGTCGTACCGCAGGCTGCGCGCCCGCGTCGACACCGCGCATCTGCCGCCGCTGACCCGCGCGGTGGTCGAGCGGGTCATCCACTCCTCCGCCGATCCCGCCTACGCCGACGACCTGGTGTGCGACGAGATGTCGCTGCGCGCCGCGCACGCCGCGCTGCACGCGGGCGCGCCGGTCGTGGCCGACGTCGAGATGGTCGCGGCGGGCATCACCGCCCGCAGGGCGGTCTGCCGGCTGCGCGAGGCGGTGGCCGTGCCCGGGCTGACCCGCTCGGCGGCGGCGGTGCGGCTTGCGTACGAGGAAGTCGGCGACGGTGCCGTGTGGGTGGTCGGCTGTGCGCCGACGGCGCTGGAGGAGCTGCTCGCGCTGGGCGCGGGCCCGGCGCTGGTGGTCGGGCTGCCGGTGGGGTTCGTGGGGGCGGTGGAGAGCAAGGCGGCGCTACGGGCCACGGGGCTGCCGGCGATCAGCAACGTCTCGGAGAAGGGCGGTTCCGCGGTGGCCGCGGCCGCCCTGAACGCCCTCCTCTACGCGCCGCCCCCGGCATCCGCGGACCGCACGGGCACGGCCGCCGGGCCCCCGGGCACGGCCGCCGACCGGAACCCGCCCCCCGCAGGACCCGCCGCGCCCCCGCTCAGCCCCGGCCCGTAG